TGTTTAATCTTAAAAATATTCCTCACAGGTCACCATTTCATTGTTATTGACAACTCTTAAACTGTGCTGTATGTTCAGGCCAGTTTCAGTGTGCCCATGGGAAGAAGTGCATTGACCAGAGGCAGGTGTGTGACCGGGTGGCCCAGTGTCAGGACCGTTCTGATGAGATTCACTGCCTGAAGCCCATGGAAGGCTGTGCTCACCACTGTGACAACAAGACCCGCTGCCTCCCTGACACCTTCCTCTGTGATGGCGAGAGGGACTGCCTGGACGGCACCGACGAGGCCAACTGTGGTTTGTTCCATTTCCAAGGGACCACTAAACTGTTAAGCAGAACTGTGGCCATGTTGAATCTGTCAAATGTTGTCCAAACTTCTCGATTTTTAGAGTAAGTTCAATTTAAGAAATTTCTGATTGGTCCCCTTTACTCATAGCTGATGAGAGCTGCAGCAGTGGGGAGTTCCGTTGCACCAGTGGTCAGTGTGTATCTATAAGCATGCGCTGCAACGGGCATCCTGACTGTTGGGACCACTCTGACGAGGAGAGCTGCCACAAGCCCCCCCAGTGCACCACCAACCGCCGCTGCCCACAAAGCCAGGAGTGTCTGCTGGAGGAGTGGGTCTGTGATGGGGAGCAGGACTGTAAAGATGGCTCTGATGAAGAGGTGGGAATATTTGGCCTGGTTGCAAGTCTCTTTCGTATGACTATTCCATAAGGAGTTGGCAGAAACTGACAGGCAGGATGGCTAATATTAGATCAGTAGAATTTAGTTATTTTAATGGGTTACAGCCTTAGTACTCAATTGCTTTTGAATGACTTAGAATAGCCTCACTCCACCTGAGCTTGCGCGGCTGTTCGCTATACGATAGCGCAGTGGTAATTATGAGGCTAGTAGCTAATGTGCTTTTACTTCGTGATGTGACTCAACCTGAGTATAATACGGTATATTGAATTCTTCCAGAATTGCGAGATGGTCCAATTGAAGTGTGGGGAGTTCCAGTGGGCCTGTACATCAAAGAGCCAATGTGTTCCCAAAGCATGGAGATGTGATGGAACAAAGGACTGTGCTGACGAAAGTGACGAGGCAGGATGTGCGTAACGATAAACTTATTCCAGCTGTGTATGATTTGATAGTTACTGGATTGTTATGTTGAATGAATAAgcctttcaattaagacattagtaaaaaaaaaaatcaattaacTTGGTTGTTTGTGTACATTTGTTAATAGGTGGCCAGGTGGCAACATGCCCCTCTCACCAGTTCCAGTGTGCTAGTATGTCAGAGTGTTTGGACATGGCCCTGGTGTGTAACTCAGTCAGAAATTGTGCTGATGGTTCTGATGAGGGTGGCGACTGCAAAACCACGTGTCCAGACAAAGCCATATGTGTCCAAAACTGCTACAGTACACCACAGGGAACAGTGAGTGATGGGGAAATGCTCTTAagtgaaaacaaatatttatCTGCTTCTCATTGTGTTTGACCACCTCTACCGATTCCGTTTCTCTCCCATAAAGAGGTGTGGGTGTAAGGCTGGTTACCAGCTCGACGAGGATGCAGTGTCCTGTGGTGATATTGATGAGTGTGTAGGTGGTAGACAAGGTGTTTGCAGCCACTCATGCGTAAACACTCAGGGATCCTTCCACTGTCACTGCAACCCTGGTTACCTGCTGGAATCTGATGGCCGCCACTGCAAGATCATGGGTAAAATTAGTGAAATATCAAGGCTTAGTGACAATCATGGAAATTCCCTTTgcttgatttttattttttaaattgggaATGAATGTGCAGGACAGTGAACTGACTTTGGGAATGCAAGGTATGTTGGCTGAAGTACTCATGTCACACAGTAGGTCTATATCAACCCACTTTCTTTTCCCACAGGTGAGCCCTATCTTCTGGCCTCTGTGCAGACagacctgttccttgttgggctGAGAAGCAGTAGTCTGTATGTCCTGGTGTCCTCTGCTAAGAAAGCCATCCTGTCTGTGGACTATGACTGGAGGGATCAGAGGGTGTTCTGGGTCAGCCTGGATTCAGAGAGCATAAAGTGGTCCTCTCTAGACCAAAAAAAACAAGGAACTCTTTTCAAAGGTTAGTATTATGGTTAAACTAAGCATAATGATTGAGGCTGTAAATAGACCTGTTTTCACAGTGCTAAGTTTTGTTAAATCTTAAACAATTTTGATCTCTACAGGCATCAAATCTGACTGCATTGCTGTTGACTGGGTAGGGAGAAACCTGTACTGGATTGATGGCATTGGAGGTGGTCGGATTATTGCTATTGGATTAAACTCAACCATTACAAGCGCTCTGGATCTCACTGTCATTCTTGACAAGGAATTTGGACAACTTCTCTATCTGGCACTCCTGCCACAGAAGGGGCAAGTATATTTTGTTGTGACTGAACAGCACCCACCCAAACGTTCTAGTGCTTTCATGTGTTTGGAGAGGTGATTTTGACTAAATTAATACATGCTGCTAAACAATCTTGATCAGGGTCTTGAGTTGGTTTCCACTGAACTGCTGTCCTATTGTAGGCTCATGTTATTTAATGATTTATGTATTGTGTTTTCAGGAGACAGACCTTTTCAGTAATCAACAATAACATTGATTTGGATTTCATTGCAGGCTCCTGTTCTGGTCGGAGATTAGTAACGAGGCAAAGATTGAGCGGGCCGGAATGGATGGGtctgagaggagagtggtggtcGGTCACGGCCTCAGCTGGCCAGGCAGTCTGGCTGTGGACCCAATAGGGGAGCGGCTCTACTGGACAGACAAGAAGCTTGGGTGCATTGGCTCAGCCACCCTGGATGGCGGGGACGTCAAGGTACTACAAATGGATGGGTGTTTGCATAGGACTAGATCAGACTTGTACTTTAAATGAAATCCTACCCGAGTTGGATAACTTATTAAAGCCATATTTCAATGTCCGCTATCTATTCCATTCCCTCATGAAGATTCTGCAGTTGACAGAGACCACCAACCCATTCTCAGTCACAGTTTTCAATGACCTGCTCTACTGGTCAGACACCAAGAGAGGAACTATTCAAGGGGCTAATAAAATCACTGGAAAGAACTGCAAAGTTCTACTCAAACGACCTGCACAAGCCTTTGGACTCAAAGCAAGTATCTTTTTCCCGAATGTTAATGTGTGAATTGTAACATTTTCATTTCACCTAAATAAGATGGCAATCTCATGGGTTTCCTGTAATTGCACAAAGAACATGTTTGTattaaatgtgtgtgtaatgatttGCATGTATCTGGGGATGCAGGTCATTCATCCACTGCTGCAAACAGGCACTGATGGTCCCTGTGAGAAACTTCATTGctctcacctgtgtgtgttgGCCCCTGGCCCCAAAGGGGTCTGCAAGTGTCCCTCTGGTCTGCTCCTAGCAGAGGATGGCCTCAACTGCTCCAACCTGGTCAACTCTGCCTTCCTCTTGGTGTTGTCTCCAACAGTTGTCACACAGGTAGGACTCTGCCCACTCAGGTTTACACACTGCACAATATTCAATGCCACTAGCTACATGTTAATGAATCGAAGTCCCTGTCCTCTAAAATGGAAAGCTCTTAAGAATGCCTGGTCTCATAAGCTCAGTAATAACCTGTACTTTGAGTCGAGCCCAATTGGCTTTGCCTGCTACTTGTGTGCAGTTATTCAGGAGTAAATGACAAACTTCTCCACCATGTACTTAGACATATGCATGTGTGTCTCTAGATCTACCTGCAGACCATGCTCAGTGCTGTGGGCCTGAAGACCTGGCCTgagcatctctctctacctcttgcCAATGTCAATGAGGCAGCCATTTTGGATTACACCCTACGAGACAAGATGTTGTACCTGGCTGACTCCGGCCAGTCCTCTGTAGGCCTCTTCAAGCTGAAAGACACCAGCTTGGTGCCTCGCGGCCAGTTCCTGCAACTTAAAGAGGACACTGTCACAGCCCTGGCTCTAGACTGGATAACCCTCAACGTGTACTGGAGTAGCACCAAACAGTCACGCCTGCAAGTCACCTCTTCCGATGGGGAACACACTGCTGTGTTAATTGATGATATTGGAAGTCTGGAGTCCATAGCTCTTCACCCACTTAGTGGAAGACTCTGTTTTGCCAAGCAGGGGGAAGGTGCTCATGTGGAGTGTGCTCACATGGACGGGGGGAAGCGAGCGCAGGTTTGGAAGGATGCTGTGCAGCCCACCTCCCTGACTTTCTCCAGTGATGGCGGGGAGATTTACTGGGCTGACATTGGTGAGGAACCATTGTTATACAATACAAACCTTTACTTTAAATCCAT
This window of the Oncorhynchus tshawytscha isolate Ot180627B linkage group LG12, Otsh_v2.0, whole genome shotgun sequence genome carries:
- the LOC112263144 gene encoding very low-density lipoprotein receptor-like isoform X3; the encoded protein is MAFYLLLSISILEISVLSVAVRTPLKCNLGTKPCKDGSECILYQHVCDGEVDCRDGSDEDCTVTCTKGQFLCAHGKKCIDQRQVCDGVAQCQDRSDEVDCLEHMEGCAHHCDKTRCLPDTFLCDGEKDCLDGTDEADCDSDSDGHKNHHDEVSENDSSNYKGITTMSAPAPLKCPFGTKPCQDKTACVLYSHVCDGDADCKDGSDEETCSLECDNGQFQCAHGKKCIDQRQVCDGVAQCQDRSDEMHCLKPMEGCAHHCDNKTRCLPDTFLCDGERDCLDGTDEANCADESCSSGEFRCTSGQCVSISMRCNGHPDCWDHSDEESCHKPPQCTTNRRCPQSQECLLEEWVCDGEQDCKDGSDEENCEMVQLKCGEFQWACTSKSQCVPKAWRCDGTKDCADESDEAGCGQVATCPSHQFQCASMSECLDMALVCNSVRNCADGSDEGGDCKTTCPDKAICVQNCYSTPQGTRCGCKAGYQLDEDAVSCGDIDECVGGRQGVCSHSCVNTQGSFHCHCNPGYLLESDGRHCKIMGEPYLLASVQTDLFLVGLRSSSLYVLVSSAKKAILSVDYDWRDQRVFWVSLDSESIKWSSLDQKKQGTLFKGIKSDCIAVDWVGRNLYWIDGIGGGRIIAIGLNSTITSALDLTVILDKEFGQLLYLALLPQKGLLFWSEISNEAKIERAGMDGSERRVVVGHGLSWPGSLAVDPIGERLYWTDKKLGCIGSATLDGGDVKILQLTETTNPFSVTVFNDLLYWSDTKRGTIQGANKITGKNCKVLLKRPAQAFGLKVIHPLLQTGTDGPCEKLHCSHLCVLAPGPKGVCKCPSGLLLAEDGLNCSNLVNSAFLLVLSPTVVTQIYLQTMLSAVGLKTWPEHLSLPLANVNEAAILDYTLRDKMLYLADSGQSSVGLFKLKDTSLVPRGQFLQLKEDTVTALALDWITLNVYWSSTKQSRLQVTSSDGEHTAVLIDDIGSLESIALHPLSGRLCFAKQGEGAHVECAHMDGGKRAQVWKDAVQPTSLTFSSDGGEIYWADIGAGVIGSVRVDGSGYIAFTTGDGLIAFALSNSMLLWVTDRDTTQVWYRDDQLIKTLWFEVNTEVVSLKAYSKSSQMGFNFCSDGNGDCSHFCLAVPGGRTCRCAHGHRPVNATHCALDQHCPAGSRPCLDGHTCLPLEKFCDGHPDCLDTSDENCVHLKGQSEVQSKAPTLPPSSSIPTSADLGSTTSLDNSGLVRNLDVKQQCSEKHCNGNGECVETNGGTSCACGQGYSGDSCQDQLANTMQGPLIYGAVGLCAAIVVISVLIAVVRRKTANARRARPVVKQTSMTDLAKHGDSPSTQHSPDDTNFSEEVASSVA
- the LOC112263144 gene encoding low-density lipoprotein receptor-related protein 2-like isoform X2, which produces MAFYLLLSISILEISVLSVAVRTPLKCNLGTKPCKDGSECILYQHVCDGEVDCRDGSDEDCTVTCTKGQFLCAHGKKCIDQRQVCDGVAQCQDRSDEVDCLEHMEGCAHHCDKTRCLPDTFLCDGEKDCLDGTDEADCDSDGHKNHHDEVSENDSSNYKGITTMSAPAPLKCPFGTKPCQDKTACVLYSHVCDGDADCKDGSDEETCSLECDNGQFQCAHGKKCIDQRQVCDGVAQCQDRSDEMHCLKPMEGCAHHCDNKTRCLPDTFLCDGERDCLDGTDEANCDSDSTDHKNHRYFVAEDYDGNNEGNATSMSAPAPLKCTFGTKPCKNNIECVLYSHVCDGEADCKDGSDEEECSLECGSGQFQCAHGKKCIDQRQVCDRVAQCQDRSDEIHCLKPMEGCAHHCDNKTRCLPDTFLCDGERDCLDGTDEANCADESCSSGEFRCTSGQCVSISMRCNGHPDCWDHSDEESCHKPPQCTTNRRCPQSQECLLEEWVCDGEQDCKDGSDEENCEMVQLKCGEFQWACTSKSQCVPKAWRCDGTKDCADESDEAGCGQVATCPSHQFQCASMSECLDMALVCNSVRNCADGSDEGGDCKTTCPDKAICVQNCYSTPQGTRCGCKAGYQLDEDAVSCGDIDECVGGRQGVCSHSCVNTQGSFHCHCNPGYLLESDGRHCKIMGEPYLLASVQTDLFLVGLRSSSLYVLVSSAKKAILSVDYDWRDQRVFWVSLDSESIKWSSLDQKKQGTLFKGIKSDCIAVDWVGRNLYWIDGIGGGRIIAIGLNSTITSALDLTVILDKEFGQLLYLALLPQKGLLFWSEISNEAKIERAGMDGSERRVVVGHGLSWPGSLAVDPIGERLYWTDKKLGCIGSATLDGGDVKILQLTETTNPFSVTVFNDLLYWSDTKRGTIQGANKITGKNCKVLLKRPAQAFGLKVIHPLLQTGTDGPCEKLHCSHLCVLAPGPKGVCKCPSGLLLAEDGLNCSNLVNSAFLLVLSPTVVTQIYLQTMLSAVGLKTWPEHLSLPLANVNEAAILDYTLRDKMLYLADSGQSSVGLFKLKDTSLVPRGQFLQLKEDTVTALALDWITLNVYWSSTKQSRLQVTSSDGEHTAVLIDDIGSLESIALHPLSGRLCFAKQGEGAHVECAHMDGGKRAQVWKDAVQPTSLTFSSDGGEIYWADIGAGVIGSVRVDGSGYIAFTTGDGLIAFALSNSMLLWVTDRDTTQVWYRDDQLIKTLWFEVNTEVVSLKAYSKSSQMGFNFCSDGNGDCSHFCLAVPGGRTCRCAHGHRPVNATHCALDQHCPAGSRPCLDGHTCLPLEKFCDGHPDCLDTSDENCVHLKGQSEVQSKAPTLPPSSSIPTSADLGSTTSLDNSGLVRNLDVKQQCSEKHCNGNGECVETNGGTSCACGQGYSGDSCQDQLANTMQGPLIYGAVGLCAAIVVISVLIAVVRRKTANARRARPVVKQTSMTDLAKHGDSPSTQHSPDDTNFSEEVASSVA
- the LOC112263144 gene encoding low-density lipoprotein receptor-related protein 2-like isoform X1 encodes the protein MAFYLLLSISILEISVLSVAVRTPLKCNLGTKPCKDGSECILYQHVCDGEVDCRDGSDEDCTVTCTKGQFLCAHGKKCIDQRQVCDGVAQCQDRSDEVDCLEHMEGCAHHCDKTRCLPDTFLCDGEKDCLDGTDEADCDSDSDGHKNHHDEVSENDSSNYKGITTMSAPAPLKCPFGTKPCQDKTACVLYSHVCDGDADCKDGSDEETCSLECDNGQFQCAHGKKCIDQRQVCDGVAQCQDRSDEMHCLKPMEGCAHHCDNKTRCLPDTFLCDGERDCLDGTDEANCDSDSTDHKNHRYFVAEDYDGNNEGNATSMSAPAPLKCTFGTKPCKNNIECVLYSHVCDGEADCKDGSDEEECSLECGSGQFQCAHGKKCIDQRQVCDRVAQCQDRSDEIHCLKPMEGCAHHCDNKTRCLPDTFLCDGERDCLDGTDEANCADESCSSGEFRCTSGQCVSISMRCNGHPDCWDHSDEESCHKPPQCTTNRRCPQSQECLLEEWVCDGEQDCKDGSDEENCEMVQLKCGEFQWACTSKSQCVPKAWRCDGTKDCADESDEAGCGQVATCPSHQFQCASMSECLDMALVCNSVRNCADGSDEGGDCKTTCPDKAICVQNCYSTPQGTRCGCKAGYQLDEDAVSCGDIDECVGGRQGVCSHSCVNTQGSFHCHCNPGYLLESDGRHCKIMGEPYLLASVQTDLFLVGLRSSSLYVLVSSAKKAILSVDYDWRDQRVFWVSLDSESIKWSSLDQKKQGTLFKGIKSDCIAVDWVGRNLYWIDGIGGGRIIAIGLNSTITSALDLTVILDKEFGQLLYLALLPQKGLLFWSEISNEAKIERAGMDGSERRVVVGHGLSWPGSLAVDPIGERLYWTDKKLGCIGSATLDGGDVKILQLTETTNPFSVTVFNDLLYWSDTKRGTIQGANKITGKNCKVLLKRPAQAFGLKVIHPLLQTGTDGPCEKLHCSHLCVLAPGPKGVCKCPSGLLLAEDGLNCSNLVNSAFLLVLSPTVVTQIYLQTMLSAVGLKTWPEHLSLPLANVNEAAILDYTLRDKMLYLADSGQSSVGLFKLKDTSLVPRGQFLQLKEDTVTALALDWITLNVYWSSTKQSRLQVTSSDGEHTAVLIDDIGSLESIALHPLSGRLCFAKQGEGAHVECAHMDGGKRAQVWKDAVQPTSLTFSSDGGEIYWADIGAGVIGSVRVDGSGYIAFTTGDGLIAFALSNSMLLWVTDRDTTQVWYRDDQLIKTLWFEVNTEVVSLKAYSKSSQMGFNFCSDGNGDCSHFCLAVPGGRTCRCAHGHRPVNATHCALDQHCPAGSRPCLDGHTCLPLEKFCDGHPDCLDTSDENCVHLKGQSEVQSKAPTLPPSSSIPTSADLGSTTSLDNSGLVRNLDVKQQCSEKHCNGNGECVETNGGTSCACGQGYSGDSCQDQLANTMQGPLIYGAVGLCAAIVVISVLIAVVRRKTANARRARPVVKQTSMTDLAKHGDSPSTQHSPDDTNFSEEVASSVA